Proteins from a single region of Flavobacterium sp. YJ01:
- a CDS encoding acyl carrier protein, translating into MSDIASRVKAIIVDKLGVDENEVVTEASFTNDLGADSLDTVELIMEFEKEFDIQIPDDQAENIATVGQAISYIEEAKK; encoded by the coding sequence ATGTCAGACATTGCATCAAGAGTAAAAGCGATTATCGTAGACAAATTAGGTGTTGACGAAAACGAAGTTGTAACAGAAGCAAGCTTCACTAATGATTTGGGAGCTGACTCATTAGACACTGTTGAGCTTATTATGGAATTCGAAAAAGAATTTGATATTCAAATTCCAGACGATCAAGCAGAAAACATTGCTACTGTTGGTCAAGCTATTTCTTATATCGAGGAAGCTAAAAAATAA